A DNA window from Kitasatospora atroaurantiaca contains the following coding sequences:
- a CDS encoding TlpA family protein disulfide reductase, with protein sequence MTGLVVCVAVLVLASAFGLLRAWRDGRLRVRTKDGAVRLSEAELGEELGARATLVQFSTAFCQPCRATRRVLAEVAEMVDGVAHVEIDAEERLELVRRLDILRTPTVLVLDATGRVIRRAAGQPRRADVIAALGEAI encoded by the coding sequence ATGACCGGCTTGGTGGTGTGTGTTGCGGTGCTCGTGCTGGCGAGCGCGTTCGGGCTGCTGCGGGCCTGGCGTGACGGGAGGCTGCGGGTGCGCACGAAGGACGGGGCCGTCCGGCTCTCGGAGGCGGAGCTGGGGGAGGAGCTGGGGGCGCGGGCCACGCTGGTGCAGTTCTCTACGGCGTTCTGCCAGCCCTGCCGGGCGACCCGCCGCGTTCTGGCGGAGGTCGCCGAGATGGTGGACGGCGTGGCGCACGTCGAGATCGACGCCGAGGAGCGCCTCGAGTTGGTACGGCGCCTGGACATCCTGCGGACTCCGACCGTCCTGGTGCTGGACGCGACCGGACGGGTGATCCGCCGGGCGGCCGGGCAGCCGCGCCGGGCGGATGTGATCGCGGCGCTCGGCGAGGCGATATGA
- a CDS encoding DUF4395 domain-containing protein: MQIDPRGPRFAAVLTTVVLAAVLITGSGRLLAAQAVVFAVGSLAGLQYSPYGWLYRTLVRPRLGAPRELEDARPPRFAQGVGLAFAVIGTVGYLSGLSWLGLTATAFALGAAFLNAAFGYCLGCEMYLLLRRGQARLGTTGR; the protein is encoded by the coding sequence ATGCAGATCGACCCGCGCGGCCCTCGCTTCGCCGCCGTCCTCACCACCGTCGTCCTCGCCGCCGTACTGATCACCGGTAGCGGCCGGCTGCTCGCCGCCCAGGCCGTCGTCTTCGCCGTCGGCAGTCTCGCCGGCCTGCAGTACTCGCCGTACGGCTGGCTGTACCGCACCCTGGTAAGGCCCCGCCTCGGCGCGCCCCGCGAACTGGAGGACGCCCGCCCGCCCCGGTTCGCGCAGGGAGTGGGCCTCGCGTTCGCGGTGATCGGCACCGTCGGCTATCTGTCAGGTCTGTCCTGGCTCGGCCTCACGGCCACCGCCTTCGCCCTCGGCGCCGCGTTCCTCAACGCCGCCTTCGGCTACTGCCTGGGCTGCGAGATGTATCTGCTGCTGCGGCGCGGCCAGGCCCGGCTCGGCACCACCGGGCGGTAG